CAATCGGAAAGCCGAGCCCGGCGAGGTGCACGCGAATCTGGTGCATACGCCCAGTCTTCGGATACGCCTCAACAACGCTCAACCCGCCCTCAATCCGTCTCCGCTTAAACGTCGTCTCCGCAAAATCACCGCCGGCCCGAACGGTGACCATCCGGTTTCGCTTCCCGTCGCGTTTTGACGCCAGATGGTTCGTCACCGCGGCCTCTTCCGGAAACTCGCCTACCACCACCGCCAGATAGGTCTTTTGCGCAAGCCGCTCTCGGAATGCGTCCGTCAGCCCCTTGTTCGCGTCCTTATGCTTACCGAGCACGATCACACCGCTCGTCTCCACATCGAGCC
This Microvenator marinus DNA region includes the following protein-coding sequences:
- a CDS encoding RluA family pseudouridine synthase encodes the protein MLIDISPHIIFEDTWIIAVDKPSGLPSQGTRDPARDHLVAAVERYLRLTNPKARAALHHRLDVETSGVIVLGKHKDANKGLTDAFRERLAQKTYLAVVVGEFPEEAAVTNHLASKRDGKRNRMVTVRAGGDFAETTFKRRRIEGGLSVVEAYPKTGRMHQIRVHLAGLGFPIVGDSFYGGVSRWDGARVARMMLHAWRLELPHPVTGESLVLDAPVDEGSVLLG